The following proteins come from a genomic window of Pyxidicoccus sp. MSG2:
- a CDS encoding outer membrane protein gives MTRHALQAGTLAALLAAPALAETTDPGLQPAPGFGAPGLTVHSGLTSYTGSLGGETDVGAFMDIQAEVPLLPGLGLEAGYEGSANGFATSNVGALWRHNLGAVAKLGPTLGGHWKPFVGAGLGISYIYTNGAPDERNGFVPELPLAAGVEYRFSGVTAGVRASYRIIGGETFTSGPSYEGDLLTAGLSLGARF, from the coding sequence ATGACGCGACACGCATTGCAAGCGGGCACCCTGGCGGCACTGCTGGCCGCCCCGGCCCTCGCGGAGACCACCGACCCGGGACTGCAGCCGGCCCCCGGCTTCGGGGCCCCGGGGCTGACGGTGCACTCCGGGCTGACGAGCTACACCGGGTCGCTCGGCGGCGAGACGGACGTGGGCGCCTTCATGGACATCCAGGCGGAGGTGCCGCTCCTGCCGGGCCTCGGCCTGGAGGCCGGCTACGAGGGCTCGGCCAATGGCTTCGCGACGTCCAACGTCGGCGCGCTGTGGCGGCACAACCTGGGCGCCGTCGCCAAGCTCGGGCCCACGCTCGGGGGCCACTGGAAGCCCTTCGTCGGCGCGGGCCTGGGCATCAGCTACATCTACACGAATGGCGCACCGGATGAGCGCAATGGCTTCGTCCCGGAGCTCCCGCTCGCGGCCGGCGTCGAGTACCGGTTCAGTGGCGTGACGGCGGGCGTACGCGCCAGCTACCGCATCATCGGCGGTGAGACCTTCACCTCCGGTCCCAGCTACGAAGGCGACCTGCTCACCGCCGGGCTCAGCCTGGGCGCGCGCTTCTAA
- the metH gene encoding methionine synthase, giving the protein MTSHLPAALPPPPGENGRRVEALRTAMRERVLVLDGAMGTLLQNHDLKAADFGGAEYEGCNENLVLTRPELVESIHARYFAAGADVTETDTFGGTPLVLNEFGLGHKALEINEVAARLARNAAAAAEAKDGRMRWVAGSIGPTTKAISVTGGITFEELVENFAVQAEGLALGGSDYLLVETAQDTRNVKAALLGIEQAFRKLGYSLPVAVSGTIEPMGTMLAGQSVESLAASLEHAELLYLGLNCATGPDFMTDHLRSLSAMSQFPVSCVPNAGLPDENGQYLETPDMIARSLKRFCEQGWLNVVGGCCGTHAGHIETLSAAVKGLKPRNATPRPRASLSGVDYVEVKDDERPLIVGERTNVIGSKKFKELIVAGQLDDASEIARAQVKRGAQVIDICLANPDREELEDMRNFLEVVVKKVRVPLMIDSTDERVIEMALTYSQGKAIINSVNLEDGEERFEKVVPLARRFGAALVVGCIDEVGMAVPRQRKLEVAERSFELLTKKYGMKAEDLYFDPLVFPCASGDVQYTGSGVETIEGVRLIKERFPRCKTVLGISNVSFGLPTAGREVLNSVFLYHCVQAGLDMALVNSEKLERYASLPEEERKLAEDLLYNRGTDPVTPFAAHFRERKPARAAVSSLPLEERLQRYIIEGTRDGLTADLDEAMKKYAPLEIINGPLMKGMDEVGRLFAANELIVAEVLQSAESMKAAVNHLEPHMSKAQAAMRGKVVLATVKGDVHDIGKNLVEIILANNGFHVVNLGIKVPPEQLVQAVREHRPDILGLSGLLVKSAHQMVATAEDLKRAGVETPILVGGAALSRNFVDRNIAPAYGGGTVAYAQDAMSGLDLAKQIVDPGAHEKLRGDLAVRREKLAQEVKERPAVTAPVSRGRSAEIQVLETVPAAPDFERHVLTNTPLDHIWKFINPVMLYGRHLGLRSSSRALGTPAEAELAKTEEGRKALALKEAVEELKGVLRGGLMHARSVFQFFQAGSDGNRVVLFDGNTGKEAASFDFPRQDREGGLCLADYLRPLEGGKPRDNVAMFVVTAGAGIRELAEELKAKGEFLKMHAVQALALETAEGYAELLHTQLRSMWGTPDRPDMTMLERFRAEYSGKRYSFGYPACPRLEDQSKLFAALRPEEIGVQLTDGCMMEPEASVSAIVFHHPQASYFSVT; this is encoded by the coding sequence ATGACGAGCCACCTGCCCGCCGCACTGCCGCCCCCTCCTGGTGAGAACGGCCGCCGCGTGGAGGCCCTGCGCACCGCCATGCGCGAGCGCGTGCTGGTGCTGGACGGCGCCATGGGCACGCTGCTCCAGAACCACGACCTCAAGGCGGCGGACTTCGGCGGCGCGGAGTACGAGGGCTGCAACGAGAATCTCGTCCTCACCCGGCCCGAGCTCGTGGAGAGCATCCACGCGCGCTACTTCGCGGCGGGCGCGGACGTGACGGAGACGGACACCTTCGGCGGCACGCCGCTGGTGCTCAACGAGTTCGGCCTGGGGCACAAGGCGCTCGAAATCAACGAGGTCGCCGCCAGGCTCGCGCGCAACGCCGCCGCCGCCGCCGAGGCGAAGGACGGCCGCATGCGCTGGGTGGCGGGCTCCATCGGCCCCACCACCAAGGCCATCAGTGTCACCGGTGGCATCACCTTCGAGGAGCTGGTGGAGAACTTCGCCGTGCAGGCGGAAGGTCTCGCACTCGGCGGCTCGGACTACCTGCTGGTGGAGACGGCGCAGGACACGCGCAACGTGAAGGCGGCGCTCCTCGGAATCGAGCAGGCCTTCCGCAAGCTGGGCTACTCACTGCCGGTGGCGGTGTCCGGCACGATTGAGCCCATGGGGACGATGCTCGCGGGGCAGAGCGTGGAGAGCCTCGCCGCGTCGCTGGAGCATGCAGAGCTCTTGTACCTCGGGCTCAACTGCGCCACGGGTCCGGACTTCATGACGGACCACCTGCGCTCGCTGTCCGCGATGAGCCAGTTCCCCGTGTCGTGCGTGCCCAATGCGGGCCTGCCGGACGAGAATGGCCAGTACCTCGAGACGCCGGACATGATTGCCCGCTCGCTCAAGCGCTTCTGTGAGCAGGGCTGGCTCAACGTGGTGGGTGGCTGTTGTGGCACGCACGCGGGCCACATCGAGACGCTCTCCGCGGCGGTGAAGGGGCTCAAGCCCCGGAATGCCACGCCCCGGCCCCGAGCCTCGCTGTCCGGCGTGGACTACGTGGAGGTGAAGGACGACGAGCGCCCGCTCATCGTCGGCGAGCGCACCAACGTCATCGGCAGCAAGAAGTTCAAGGAGCTCATCGTCGCGGGCCAGCTCGACGACGCGTCGGAGATTGCCCGCGCGCAGGTGAAGCGGGGCGCGCAGGTCATCGACATCTGCCTGGCCAACCCGGACCGGGAAGAGCTGGAGGACATGCGCAACTTCCTGGAGGTGGTCGTCAAGAAGGTGCGCGTGCCCCTGATGATCGACTCCACGGACGAGCGCGTGATTGAAATGGCGCTCACGTACAGCCAGGGCAAGGCCATCATCAACTCGGTCAACCTGGAGGACGGCGAGGAGCGCTTCGAGAAGGTGGTGCCGCTGGCGCGCCGCTTCGGCGCGGCGCTGGTGGTGGGCTGCATCGACGAGGTGGGCATGGCCGTTCCGCGCCAGCGCAAGCTGGAGGTCGCGGAGCGCTCCTTCGAGCTGCTCACGAAGAAGTACGGCATGAAGGCGGAGGACCTCTACTTCGACCCGCTCGTCTTCCCGTGCGCCTCTGGCGACGTGCAGTACACGGGCAGCGGCGTGGAGACGATTGAGGGCGTGCGCCTCATCAAGGAGCGCTTCCCGCGCTGCAAGACGGTGCTGGGCATCTCCAACGTGTCCTTCGGCCTGCCCACCGCGGGCCGCGAGGTGCTCAACTCCGTCTTCCTGTACCACTGCGTCCAGGCGGGCCTGGACATGGCGCTGGTCAACTCGGAGAAGCTGGAGCGCTACGCCTCGCTGCCGGAGGAGGAGCGCAAGCTGGCGGAGGACCTGCTCTACAACCGCGGCACGGACCCGGTGACGCCCTTCGCCGCGCACTTCCGCGAGCGCAAGCCGGCCCGCGCGGCGGTGAGCAGCCTGCCGCTGGAGGAGCGGCTGCAGCGCTACATCATCGAGGGCACGCGCGACGGCCTCACCGCGGACCTGGATGAGGCGATGAAGAAGTACGCGCCGCTGGAAATCATCAACGGCCCCTTGATGAAGGGCATGGACGAGGTGGGCCGCCTCTTCGCCGCCAACGAGCTCATCGTCGCGGAGGTGCTCCAGAGCGCCGAGTCGATGAAGGCCGCGGTGAACCACCTGGAGCCGCACATGAGCAAGGCCCAGGCGGCCATGCGCGGCAAGGTGGTGCTCGCCACGGTGAAGGGCGACGTGCACGACATCGGGAAGAACCTGGTGGAAATCATCCTCGCCAACAACGGCTTCCACGTCGTGAATCTGGGCATCAAGGTGCCGCCCGAGCAGTTGGTGCAGGCGGTGCGCGAGCACCGGCCGGACATCCTCGGCCTGTCGGGCCTGCTGGTGAAGAGCGCGCACCAGATGGTGGCGACGGCGGAGGACTTGAAGCGCGCGGGCGTGGAGACGCCGATTCTCGTGGGCGGCGCGGCGCTCAGCCGCAACTTCGTGGACCGCAACATCGCCCCGGCCTACGGCGGCGGCACGGTGGCCTACGCGCAGGACGCGATGAGCGGCCTGGACCTGGCGAAGCAGATCGTGGACCCGGGCGCGCACGAGAAGCTGCGGGGAGACCTGGCCGTGCGCCGCGAGAAGCTGGCGCAGGAGGTGAAGGAGCGTCCGGCCGTGACGGCTCCCGTGTCGCGCGGGCGCAGCGCCGAAATCCAGGTGCTGGAGACGGTGCCGGCCGCGCCGGACTTCGAGCGGCATGTGCTGACGAACACGCCGCTGGACCACATCTGGAAGTTCATCAACCCGGTGATGCTGTACGGGCGGCACCTGGGCCTGCGCTCTTCGTCGCGCGCGCTGGGCACGCCGGCCGAGGCGGAACTGGCGAAGACGGAAGAAGGGCGCAAGGCGCTGGCGCTGAAGGAGGCGGTGGAGGAGTTGAAGGGCGTGCTGCGCGGCGGGCTCATGCACGCGCGCTCCGTCTTCCAGTTCTTCCAGGCGGGCAGCGACGGCAATCGGGTGGTGCTCTTCGATGGGAACACCGGGAAGGAGGCGGCGTCCTTCGACTTCCCCCGGCAGGACCGCGAGGGCGGGCTGTGCCTGGCGGACTACCTGCGGCCGCTGGAGGGCGGCAAGCCGCGCGACAACGTGGCCATGTTCGTCGTCACCGCGGGCGCGGGCATCCGCGAACTGGCGGAGGAGCTGAAGGCGAAGGGCGAGTTCCTGAAGATGCACGCGGTGCAGGCGCTCGCGCTGGAGACGGCGGAGGGCTACGCGGAATTGCTGCACACGCAACTGCGCAGCATGTGGGGCACGCCGGACCGTCCGGACATGACGATGCTGGAGCGCTTCCGCGCGGAGTACTCGGGCAAGCGCTACTCCTTCGGCTACCCCGCGTGCCCGCGCCTGGAGGACCAGTCGAAGCTGTTCGCCGCGCTGCGCCCGGAGGAAATCGGCGTGCAGCTCACCGACGGCTGCATGATGGAGCCGGAGGCCTCGGTGTCCGCCATCGTCTTCCACCATCCGCAGGCCTCGTACTTCTCCGTGACGTGA
- a CDS encoding ArsR/SmtB family transcription factor, protein MEELSQSFRVLGDPTRLRILRLVAEAPLNVTELVSLVGVAQSSVSHHLGKLKGLGLLREERQAGFSYYSLALEQQDSRWPLIRLAREADDAAGDSARLKDLLRAREDRQALNERLLEPGQSWFLWAGALASLLPPLDVADFGCGTGVLSVAIARWARHVWAIDQNADALVQARERAGRESRSNITFLCEDLQRLSLKAGRMDLVVISQSLHHVESPSAALAEAARLLKPGGRLVLLELMPHEERWVLERLGHRHLGFAPESLEAALREAGFTSLTRETHARDGASPFRVFLLTGVKPS, encoded by the coding sequence ATGGAGGAGCTGTCCCAGTCATTCCGGGTGCTCGGAGACCCGACGCGCCTGCGCATCCTGCGGCTGGTGGCCGAGGCCCCGTTGAACGTGACGGAGCTGGTGTCCCTGGTGGGCGTGGCGCAGTCGTCGGTGTCGCACCACCTGGGCAAGCTCAAGGGGCTGGGGCTGCTGCGTGAGGAGCGGCAGGCGGGCTTCAGCTACTACTCGCTGGCGCTGGAGCAGCAGGACTCGCGCTGGCCGCTCATCCGGCTGGCGCGCGAGGCGGACGACGCGGCGGGGGACTCGGCCCGGCTGAAGGACCTGCTGCGCGCGCGCGAGGACAGGCAGGCGCTCAACGAGCGGCTCCTGGAGCCGGGCCAGTCCTGGTTCCTGTGGGCCGGAGCGCTAGCGTCGCTGCTGCCGCCGCTGGACGTGGCGGACTTCGGCTGTGGCACCGGCGTGCTGAGCGTGGCCATTGCGCGCTGGGCGCGGCACGTATGGGCCATCGACCAGAACGCGGACGCGCTGGTGCAGGCCCGCGAGCGCGCCGGCCGCGAGTCACGCTCCAACATCACCTTCCTGTGCGAGGACCTGCAGCGCCTGTCGTTGAAGGCGGGGCGGATGGACCTCGTCGTGATTTCGCAGAGCCTCCACCACGTGGAGTCACCCTCGGCGGCGCTGGCCGAGGCCGCCCGCCTGCTCAAGCCGGGCGGCCGCCTGGTGTTGCTGGAGCTGATGCCGCACGAGGAGCGCTGGGTGCTGGAGCGGTTGGGCCACCGGCACCTGGGCTTCGCGCCCGAGTCCCTCGAAGCCGCCCTGCGCGAGGCCGGCTTCACGTCCCTCACCCGCGAGACGCACGCGCGCGACGGGGCCAGTCCCTTCCGCGTCTTCCTGCTGACCGGAGTCAAGCCATCATGA
- a CDS encoding patatin-like phospholipase family protein, translated as MASPTLHQLLDGKRFGLVLSAGYFGFYGHAGFLKGLAASGLKPQVYAGTSAGGMVAAYAAAGIPVHAIEELVLRQTRANFWDPDPIGAVLNADAIGHGMTGLLKGERFRRLLEDTLAVRSFEDLPHPLLLVASNLTLGRHEVFTSGELAPRVHATCAYPGLFRAVPLEGNLYWDGGLVDKAPALSLNESAVGKDLDAILVHFLPSRTRKVVGGPMAYAQGLASGSAALRRDHFRLQLTVLEQRQVPVYVVVSNLPPVTPTTMERGFDALDQARLSAERALARPPVPFAQAEW; from the coding sequence ATGGCCTCTCCCACCTTGCACCAGCTCCTCGACGGAAAGCGGTTCGGCCTGGTCCTCTCCGCGGGCTACTTCGGCTTCTATGGGCACGCCGGCTTCCTCAAGGGGCTGGCGGCCTCGGGGCTCAAGCCCCAGGTGTACGCGGGCACCTCCGCCGGCGGCATGGTGGCGGCGTACGCGGCGGCGGGCATTCCCGTGCACGCCATCGAGGAGCTGGTGCTGCGGCAGACGCGCGCCAACTTCTGGGACCCGGACCCGATTGGCGCGGTGCTGAACGCGGACGCCATTGGCCACGGCATGACGGGCCTGCTCAAGGGCGAGCGCTTCCGGAGGCTGCTGGAGGACACGCTGGCGGTGCGCAGCTTCGAGGACCTGCCGCATCCGCTGCTGCTGGTGGCGTCCAACCTCACGCTGGGCCGGCACGAGGTGTTCACCTCGGGCGAGCTGGCGCCGCGCGTCCACGCCACCTGCGCGTACCCGGGCCTGTTCCGCGCGGTGCCGCTGGAGGGCAACCTCTACTGGGACGGCGGGCTGGTGGACAAGGCGCCCGCGCTGTCGCTCAACGAGAGCGCGGTGGGGAAGGATTTGGACGCCATCCTCGTGCACTTCCTGCCCAGCCGGACGCGCAAGGTGGTGGGCGGGCCCATGGCGTACGCGCAGGGGCTGGCGTCGGGCTCGGCGGCGCTGCGCAGGGACCACTTCCGGCTCCAGCTCACCGTGCTGGAGCAGCGGCAGGTGCCCGTCTACGTCGTCGTCTCCAACCTGCCGCCGGTGACGCCCACCACCATGGAGCGCGGCTTCGACGCCCTGGACCAGGCGCGCCTGTCCGCGGAGCGCGCCCTGGCGCGGCCGCCCGTGCCCTTCGCGCAAGCGGAGTGGTGA